A genome region from Baekduia alba includes the following:
- a CDS encoding YraN family protein: MSTTDPRQHLGRIGEDLAAQHLERLGYAIVTRNHRTRYGEIDVIATDGTTLVFVEVKTRRGRGEPWDGLHDAKRAQVRRMARAYLTDTTDRPRVRLLRFDAIGVVLDPRGRLTRLEHLEDAF; this comes from the coding sequence GTGTCGACCACCGATCCCCGCCAGCACCTCGGCCGCATCGGCGAGGACTTGGCCGCCCAGCACCTGGAGCGGCTGGGCTACGCGATCGTGACGCGCAACCACCGCACGCGGTACGGGGAGATCGACGTGATCGCGACCGACGGCACGACGCTCGTGTTCGTCGAGGTCAAGACCCGCCGCGGGCGCGGCGAGCCCTGGGACGGCCTGCACGACGCCAAGCGCGCCCAGGTCCGCCGGATGGCGCGCGCCTACCTGACCGACACCACCGACCGCCCCCGCGTTCGCCTCCTGCGCTTCGACGCGATCGGCGTCGTCCTCGACCCTCGCGGCCGCCTCACGCGGCTCGAGCACCTGGAAGACGCGTTCTAG
- a CDS encoding FHA domain-containing protein translates to MRRTSSHRRIGDRLRVAATRRAAGDRRVLVLPDVAPGTQLLIGRSRASDLRFLEPTVSRRHAALQRVDGGWLLVDRASTHGTFVNGRRVDRAILADGDHVDLGRHCRLVVRT, encoded by the coding sequence ATGAGACGGACGTCCTCGCACCGACGGATCGGCGATCGCCTGCGCGTCGCCGCGACGCGGCGCGCGGCCGGCGACCGGCGCGTGCTCGTCCTGCCCGACGTCGCGCCCGGGACCCAGCTCCTGATCGGCCGCTCACGCGCCAGCGACCTGCGGTTCCTGGAGCCCACGGTCTCCCGCCGGCACGCGGCGCTGCAGCGCGTCGACGGCGGTTGGCTGCTCGTCGACCGCGCCTCCACGCACGGCACCTTCGTCAACGGCCGGCGCGTCGACCGCGCGATCCTGGCCGACGGCGACCACGTCGACCTCGGCCGCCACTGCCGGCTCGTCGTCCGCACCTGA
- a CDS encoding YifB family Mg chelatase-like AAA ATPase, with the protein MLAHVTTFAIHGVESRRVTVEVDVRPGLPNFLIVGLGDRAVREARERVRAAILNSGFEFPARRITVNLAPASLRKEGPGFDLAIACGVLAAGAQLPAQELERVAVFGELALGGELRPCRGVLAVAEGTVAAGLIGLVLPAPHAREAALVDDLGVHGATTLAEVAQILRGESAGTAPPPDDPLPPLASGSTLDLADVRGHSAPLRALAIAAAGGHNLLLAGPPGTGKTMLAQRLPSILPPLTRAEAIEVTRIAGVAGLRPCAGLVCERPFRSPHHTISASGLVGGGGVPTPGEATLAHHGVLFLDELPEFRRSTLEAMRQPLEDGRVAIVRSQRHAVFPARFMLVASTNPCPCGFAGTPRCRCGENDVARYRRRLSGPLLDRMDLLVDVQRPTPADFAAGPVCTSATERERVVAARERQGVRLAGTGVPCNAQLDAALVRRHVVLDAAGSAILRRAYDRGALSPRGHDRVLRVARTIADLDDHASVTSAHLLEALGLRQDLSDFGDEEAA; encoded by the coding sequence ATGTTGGCCCACGTCACCACCTTCGCGATCCACGGCGTCGAGAGCCGGCGCGTCACCGTCGAGGTCGACGTCCGGCCCGGCCTGCCGAACTTCCTGATCGTCGGGCTCGGCGACCGCGCGGTGCGCGAGGCGCGGGAGCGCGTCCGGGCGGCGATCCTCAACTCCGGCTTCGAGTTCCCGGCGCGGCGCATCACGGTCAACCTGGCGCCGGCGTCGCTGCGCAAGGAGGGGCCGGGCTTCGACCTGGCTATCGCGTGCGGCGTGCTGGCCGCGGGCGCGCAGCTCCCGGCCCAGGAGCTGGAGCGCGTCGCCGTGTTCGGCGAGCTCGCCCTGGGCGGCGAGCTGCGGCCGTGCCGCGGGGTGCTCGCGGTCGCCGAGGGCACCGTGGCCGCGGGTCTGATCGGCCTGGTGCTGCCCGCGCCGCACGCCCGCGAGGCGGCGCTGGTCGACGACCTCGGCGTGCACGGCGCGACCACGCTGGCCGAGGTCGCGCAGATCCTGCGCGGCGAGAGCGCCGGCACGGCGCCACCGCCCGACGACCCGCTGCCACCGCTCGCGTCCGGGTCGACGCTCGACCTCGCCGACGTCCGCGGCCACAGCGCGCCGCTGCGCGCGCTGGCGATCGCGGCGGCGGGCGGCCACAACCTGCTGCTCGCCGGGCCGCCCGGCACCGGCAAGACGATGCTCGCCCAGCGCCTGCCGTCGATCCTCCCGCCGCTCACGCGCGCCGAGGCGATCGAGGTGACGCGGATCGCCGGCGTCGCCGGGCTGCGGCCGTGCGCGGGCCTGGTCTGCGAGCGGCCATTCCGGTCGCCGCACCACACGATCTCGGCGTCCGGGCTCGTCGGTGGCGGCGGGGTCCCGACGCCGGGCGAGGCGACGCTCGCCCACCACGGCGTCCTGTTCTTGGACGAGCTGCCGGAGTTCCGCCGCTCGACGCTGGAGGCGATGCGCCAACCGCTGGAGGACGGGCGCGTGGCGATCGTGCGCAGCCAGCGCCATGCGGTGTTCCCGGCCCGGTTCATGTTGGTGGCCTCGACCAACCCGTGCCCGTGCGGCTTCGCCGGGACGCCGCGCTGCCGGTGCGGCGAGAACGACGTCGCGCGCTACCGCCGCCGGCTCAGCGGTCCGCTGCTCGACCGCATGGACCTGCTCGTCGACGTGCAGCGCCCGACGCCGGCCGACTTCGCCGCCGGGCCGGTCTGCACGTCGGCGACCGAGCGCGAGCGCGTGGTCGCGGCGCGCGAGCGCCAGGGCGTCCGTCTGGCCGGGACCGGCGTGCCGTGCAACGCGCAGTTGGACGCGGCGCTCGTGCGGCGCCACGTCGTGCTCGACGCGGCGGGGTCCGCGATCCTGCGGCGGGCCTACGACCGCGGCGCGCTGAGCCCGCGCGGCCATGACCGCGTGCTGCGCGTCGCGCGGACGATCGCCGACCTCGACGACCATGCGTCGGTCACGTCCGCGCACCTGCTCGAGGCATTGGGGCTGCGCCAGGACCTGTCGGACTTCGGCGACGAGGAGGCGGCGTGA
- the dprA gene encoding DNA-processing protein DprA, translating to MSAATVATTACAACLRRSRLLALVAGGIEVAHSRRRPIRDVLALSDRDLMKAVGGSAEDVASLRQRLAARSAFDLLVAAADADLDVLCRHTDDYPERLTDDRSAPAALYVRAGEDGRSRLARLVGDGRGAPQPPAVAIVGTRKASPEGLEIARGLGRGLASAGVTVVSGMALGIDSAAHAGALEVGGPTVAVLAGGADVPYPASKRRLYDAILDGGGAIVSELPPGFRAFRWNFPARNRIIAGLAPATIVVEAAERSGSLITADLALDLGRDVAAVPGPVNSWRSKGANALLRDGAILVRDAHDALDLVLGVEAATVARAAAADQAVPPPPSLTRELMALLAAVEDGGDTVTALAPDPAGAATVRAGLMELELLGLIRRAPAGRIVRTTRTVT from the coding sequence GTGAGCGCCGCGACCGTGGCGACGACGGCGTGCGCGGCCTGTCTGCGGCGCTCGCGGCTGCTCGCGCTCGTCGCGGGCGGCATCGAGGTCGCGCACAGCCGGCGCCGGCCGATCCGCGACGTCCTGGCCCTCTCCGATCGGGACCTGATGAAGGCGGTGGGCGGGAGCGCGGAGGACGTCGCGAGCCTGCGCCAGCGGCTGGCCGCCCGCAGCGCGTTCGACCTGCTCGTCGCCGCGGCCGACGCCGACCTCGACGTGCTCTGCCGCCACACCGACGACTACCCCGAGCGGCTGACCGACGACCGCTCGGCGCCGGCTGCGCTGTACGTGCGCGCGGGGGAGGACGGCCGGTCGCGGCTGGCACGGCTCGTCGGCGACGGGCGCGGCGCGCCGCAGCCGCCGGCGGTCGCGATCGTCGGGACGCGCAAGGCGTCGCCCGAAGGCCTGGAGATCGCGCGCGGGCTCGGGCGCGGGCTGGCCTCGGCGGGCGTGACGGTCGTCTCCGGGATGGCGCTCGGGATCGACAGCGCGGCGCACGCCGGCGCGCTGGAGGTCGGCGGGCCGACGGTCGCCGTGCTGGCCGGCGGCGCCGACGTGCCGTACCCCGCGAGCAAGCGGCGGCTGTACGACGCGATCCTCGACGGCGGCGGCGCGATCGTGTCCGAGCTGCCGCCCGGCTTCCGCGCGTTCCGCTGGAACTTCCCTGCGCGCAACCGGATCATCGCGGGGCTCGCGCCGGCGACGATCGTCGTCGAGGCCGCCGAGCGCTCAGGGTCGCTGATCACCGCCGACCTGGCCCTCGACCTCGGCCGCGACGTCGCCGCCGTCCCGGGCCCGGTCAACAGCTGGCGCTCGAAGGGCGCCAACGCGCTGCTGCGCGACGGCGCGATCCTGGTCCGCGACGCCCACGACGCGCTCGACCTCGTGCTGGGCGTCGAGGCCGCCACGGTCGCCCGCGCGGCGGCGGCCGACCAGGCGGTCCCGCCGCCGCCGAGCCTGACGCGCGAGTTGATGGCCTTGCTCGCGGCCGTCGAGGACGGCGGCGACACCGTCACCGCCCTCGCGCCCGACCCCGCCGGCGCCGCCACCGTCCGCGCCGGCCTCATGGAGCTCGAGCTGCTCGGCCTCATCCGCCGCGCCCCCGCCGGCCGCATCGTGCGCACCACGCGCACCGTCACGTGA
- a CDS encoding GNAT family N-acetyltransferase yields the protein MDLHAPSDALALDQQLQQYVRTVATRDRDAERVGPFTATFDPHSTNPYLNYAFPDDGARPTTEDVAALAAVYRARDRVPRLEFLPAVAPKVEAALAAGGFAEEGRLVVMTCAVGDAVALAPPQGIAIEAPITDDDLRGMRVAQHSAFGVEEPEVDADEVGRQRASMAAGTLLALARDTTTGSVVGGGVATVPAGGVTEIAGIGVLASHRNRGIAGAITAHLTHAALAGGQTTVWLTPGRDDAHRVYARAGFRDTSTMLHMSIPVA from the coding sequence GTGGATCTCCACGCCCCTTCCGACGCGCTCGCGTTGGATCAGCAGCTTCAGCAGTACGTGCGGACGGTCGCGACGCGCGACCGCGACGCCGAACGCGTCGGCCCGTTCACGGCGACGTTCGACCCGCACTCGACCAACCCGTACCTCAACTACGCGTTCCCCGACGACGGCGCCCGGCCGACGACGGAGGACGTCGCGGCGCTCGCCGCCGTCTACCGGGCGCGCGATCGCGTGCCGCGCCTGGAGTTCCTCCCGGCGGTCGCGCCCAAGGTCGAGGCGGCGTTGGCCGCCGGCGGCTTCGCGGAGGAAGGCCGCCTGGTCGTGATGACGTGCGCGGTCGGCGACGCCGTCGCCCTCGCGCCGCCGCAGGGCATCGCGATCGAGGCGCCGATCACCGACGACGACCTCCGCGGGATGCGCGTCGCGCAGCACTCGGCCTTCGGCGTCGAGGAGCCCGAGGTCGACGCCGACGAGGTCGGCCGCCAGCGCGCGTCGATGGCCGCCGGCACCCTGCTGGCCCTGGCCCGCGACACGACGACCGGCTCGGTGGTCGGCGGCGGCGTCGCGACGGTCCCGGCCGGCGGCGTGACCGAGATCGCCGGCATCGGCGTGCTGGCGTCGCACCGCAACCGCGGCATCGCCGGCGCGATCACGGCGCACCTGACCCACGCCGCGCTCGCCGGCGGCCAGACGACCGTCTGGCTGACCCCGGGCCGCGACGACGCCCACCGCGTCTACGCCCGCGCGGGCTTCCGCGACACGAGCACGATGTTGCACATGTCGATCCCGGTGGCGTAG
- the thiD gene encoding bifunctional hydroxymethylpyrimidine kinase/phosphomethylpyrimidine kinase — MTEPPPPHVPVCLSIAGSDSGGGAGIQADLKAFARCGVHGTTAITAITAQNTVAVTRVAAVAPDMVVAQIEAVASDFTVAAVKIGMVGGARVIEAVAGALDALPRSTPVVLDPVMIAESGARLLPEDAERALVELLLPRATVVTPNVPEARALAGHGAAGLDGADLARAVHSAGANNVVVTGGHRAEATDVLLTAGDDAIHEIPGARHPDGAAHGSGCTHSSALAAHLALGFTLLESARAARAIAAAAVRYGLRDLGAGAGPVNVLGVGYGDVHAVPNAGRLGAAAPA, encoded by the coding sequence ATGACCGAGCCGCCCCCGCCGCACGTGCCCGTCTGCCTGTCGATCGCCGGCTCGGACTCCGGCGGCGGCGCCGGCATCCAGGCCGATCTGAAGGCCTTCGCCCGCTGCGGCGTGCACGGCACGACGGCCATCACGGCGATCACGGCGCAGAACACGGTCGCGGTGACGCGGGTCGCCGCGGTCGCCCCCGACATGGTCGTCGCCCAGATCGAGGCGGTCGCGTCGGACTTCACGGTCGCCGCCGTGAAGATCGGCATGGTCGGCGGCGCGCGGGTCATCGAGGCGGTCGCGGGCGCCCTGGACGCGCTGCCGCGGAGCACGCCGGTCGTCCTCGACCCGGTGATGATCGCCGAGTCCGGCGCCCGCCTCCTGCCCGAGGACGCCGAGCGCGCCCTGGTCGAGCTGCTGCTCCCGCGCGCGACCGTCGTCACGCCCAACGTCCCCGAGGCCCGCGCGCTGGCGGGCCACGGCGCGGCCGGCCTCGACGGCGCCGACCTCGCCCGCGCTGTCCACTCCGCCGGGGCGAACAACGTGGTCGTCACCGGCGGCCACCGCGCGGAGGCGACCGACGTCCTGCTCACCGCCGGCGACGACGCGATCCACGAGATCCCAGGCGCGCGCCACCCCGACGGCGCCGCGCACGGCTCCGGCTGCACGCACTCCTCGGCCCTCGCCGCGCACCTCGCGCTGGGCTTCACGCTGCTGGAATCCGCCCGCGCCGCGCGCGCGATCGCCGCCGCGGCGGTCCGCTACGGCCTCCGCGACCTCGGCGCCGGCGCCGGCCCGGTCAACGTCCTCGGCGTCGGCTACGGCGACGTCCACGCGGTGCCGAACGCCGGTCGGCTCGGCGCGGCCGCCCCGGCCTAG
- the ilvD gene encoding dihydroxy-acid dehydratase, producing the protein MSATTDFDLKHKSRALTDGPQRAAARAYLKGIGYSDEDLAKPIVGVANTWIETMPCNFHLRALAKHVKDGIRAAGATPMELNTIAISDGITMGTSGMKTSLVSREVIADSIELVARGHLFDAVIALSGCDKTIPGTVMALARLDLPSVMVYGGSIRPGTFEGRDVTIMDVFEAVGAHASGRMTDAQLNELEGVASPGAGACGGQFTANTMAMAFEVLGISPAGSAMVPAEHKAKREVAFEAGRLVVDVLRRGVTARQIITKPALENAIAAVATSGGSTNAVLHLLAVAKEAGIALSIDEFDAISTATPLLCDLKPGGAYNAVDLFAAGGVPLVMARLSAMGRLHRDAITVTGQTVGEIADAATETPGQPVVKPLDDPIKPTGGLAILRGNLAPEGCVVKLAGHERRYHQGPARVFDGEEAAMAAVMTNTIAKGDVVVIRNEGPAGGPGMREMLAVTAALNGAGLGEDVALLTDGRFSGATHGFMGGHVAPEAARGGPIAAVRDGDVVTIDVDDKVIDVALDAAEIALRVAAYAPPVSPDATGVLAKYARLVSSASEGAVTVG; encoded by the coding sequence ATGAGCGCCACGACCGACTTCGACCTCAAGCACAAGTCCCGGGCCCTCACCGACGGCCCGCAGCGGGCCGCCGCGCGCGCCTACCTCAAGGGCATCGGCTACTCCGACGAGGACCTCGCCAAGCCGATCGTCGGCGTCGCGAACACGTGGATCGAGACGATGCCGTGCAACTTCCACCTGCGCGCGCTGGCCAAGCACGTCAAGGACGGGATCCGCGCGGCGGGCGCGACGCCGATGGAGCTCAACACCATCGCCATCTCCGACGGCATCACGATGGGCACCTCGGGGATGAAGACGAGCCTCGTCTCCCGCGAGGTGATCGCCGACTCGATCGAGCTCGTCGCCCGCGGCCACCTCTTCGACGCCGTCATCGCCCTGAGCGGCTGCGACAAGACGATCCCCGGGACCGTGATGGCGCTCGCGCGCCTGGACCTGCCGAGCGTCATGGTCTACGGCGGCTCGATCCGCCCCGGCACGTTCGAGGGCCGCGACGTCACGATCATGGACGTCTTCGAGGCCGTCGGCGCGCACGCGTCGGGCCGCATGACGGACGCCCAGCTGAACGAGCTCGAGGGCGTCGCGAGCCCGGGCGCCGGCGCCTGCGGCGGCCAGTTCACGGCCAATACCATGGCCATGGCCTTCGAGGTGCTGGGCATCAGCCCGGCCGGCAGCGCGATGGTCCCGGCCGAGCACAAGGCCAAGCGCGAGGTCGCGTTCGAGGCCGGCCGGCTCGTGGTCGACGTTCTGCGCCGCGGCGTCACCGCCCGCCAGATCATCACCAAGCCCGCGTTGGAGAACGCGATCGCCGCGGTCGCGACCTCCGGCGGCTCGACCAACGCCGTCCTGCACCTGCTGGCCGTCGCCAAGGAGGCGGGGATCGCGCTCAGCATCGACGAGTTCGACGCGATCTCCACCGCCACGCCGCTGCTGTGCGACCTCAAGCCGGGCGGCGCCTACAACGCCGTGGACCTCTTCGCGGCCGGCGGCGTGCCGCTCGTGATGGCGCGCCTCAGCGCCATGGGGCGCCTGCACCGCGACGCGATCACCGTCACCGGCCAGACCGTGGGGGAGATCGCCGACGCCGCGACCGAGACCCCGGGCCAGCCGGTCGTCAAGCCGCTCGACGACCCGATCAAGCCCACCGGCGGCCTCGCGATCCTGCGCGGGAACCTCGCGCCGGAGGGCTGCGTCGTCAAGCTCGCCGGCCACGAGCGCCGCTACCACCAGGGCCCGGCGCGCGTCTTCGACGGCGAGGAGGCCGCGATGGCGGCGGTCATGACCAACACCATCGCCAAGGGCGACGTGGTCGTCATCCGCAACGAGGGCCCTGCCGGCGGGCCCGGCATGCGCGAGATGCTCGCCGTCACCGCCGCGCTCAACGGCGCCGGGCTGGGGGAGGACGTCGCGCTGCTCACCGACGGCCGCTTCTCCGGCGCGACGCACGGCTTCATGGGCGGCCACGTCGCGCCCGAGGCCGCGCGCGGCGGCCCGATCGCCGCGGTCCGCGACGGCGACGTCGTCACGATCGACGTGGACGACAAGGTCATCGACGTCGCCCTCGACGCCGCCGAGATCGCCCTTCGCGTCGCGGCCTACGCGCCCCCGGTCAGCCCGGACGCGACCGGCGTCCTGGCCAAGTACGCACGGCTGGTGTCGAGCGCGAGCGAGGGCGCCGTCACGGTTGGATGA
- a CDS encoding VOC family protein has translation MSAVGRIHLVLVPSTDHDRSIAFYAALGFEQRADFLFGDGARWVELFPPDGVCGIALSGVAEASAVGVDTGLIVTAGDLGALHASLRAAGADVDAVVARPGGDVAIRVGSADVVGPTPAMFGLRDPDGNALLVIQP, from the coding sequence ATGAGCGCTGTTGGCCGCATCCACCTGGTGCTGGTCCCGTCGACCGACCACGACCGCTCGATCGCGTTCTACGCGGCGCTGGGCTTCGAGCAGCGCGCGGACTTCCTGTTCGGCGACGGGGCGCGGTGGGTCGAGCTGTTCCCGCCGGACGGGGTGTGCGGGATCGCGCTGTCGGGCGTCGCCGAGGCCAGCGCCGTCGGGGTCGACACGGGGCTGATCGTGACGGCCGGCGACCTCGGCGCGCTGCACGCGTCGCTGCGCGCCGCGGGCGCCGACGTCGACGCGGTCGTCGCGCGGCCCGGCGGCGACGTCGCGATCCGCGTGGGCTCGGCCGACGTCGTCGGGCCGACGCCCGCGATGTTCGGGCTGCGCGACCCGGACGGCAACGCGCTGCTGGTCATCCAACCGTGA
- a CDS encoding alpha/beta fold hydrolase, with product MASVLNADRDTVAVELYGPVGRSAWLDVDWRAHQRWVNVAGRPINVIDIGPGADAGPAQGTIVFIHGLSGSWPNWLENLPFFAAAGYRCIAMDLPGFGASPMPAETFTISRCAAWVDELLRVLGVTRAIVIGNSMGGFIGLELAIAFSTTVERLVLVSAAGLTVESQRGLFRAVKPLSRALGMGTAWLASQSDELARRPRSRKAMMKIVTAHGDRLPAALVAEQLRGSGKPGFVDAFDALTDYPIRERLPEIAAPTLVVWGEDDPLVPVRDAWMFGELIPDARVVVYEDTGHVAMFERPAAFNALVEAFLRE from the coding sequence ATGGCCAGCGTTTTGAATGCCGACCGCGACACCGTCGCGGTCGAGCTGTACGGACCGGTGGGTCGGAGCGCCTGGCTGGACGTCGACTGGCGCGCGCATCAGCGCTGGGTGAACGTCGCGGGGCGCCCGATCAACGTCATCGACATCGGTCCGGGGGCAGACGCCGGACCCGCCCAGGGGACGATCGTCTTCATCCACGGGCTCAGCGGCTCGTGGCCGAACTGGCTGGAGAACCTGCCGTTCTTCGCGGCGGCGGGCTACCGCTGCATCGCGATGGACCTGCCCGGCTTCGGGGCCTCGCCGATGCCGGCGGAGACGTTCACGATCTCCCGCTGCGCGGCGTGGGTGGACGAGCTGCTGCGCGTCTTGGGCGTGACGCGCGCGATCGTGATCGGCAACTCGATGGGCGGCTTCATCGGGCTGGAGCTGGCGATCGCGTTCTCGACCACGGTCGAGCGGCTGGTGCTCGTCAGCGCGGCCGGGCTGACGGTCGAGTCCCAGCGCGGGCTGTTCCGGGCGGTCAAGCCGCTGTCGCGCGCGCTGGGGATGGGGACGGCGTGGCTGGCCTCGCAGTCCGACGAGCTGGCGCGGCGGCCGCGATCACGCAAGGCCATGATGAAGATCGTCACCGCGCACGGCGACCGGCTCCCGGCGGCGCTCGTGGCCGAGCAGCTGCGCGGCTCCGGCAAGCCGGGGTTCGTCGACGCGTTCGACGCGCTGACCGACTACCCGATCCGCGAGCGGCTGCCCGAGATCGCGGCGCCGACGCTCGTGGTCTGGGGCGAGGACGACCCGCTCGTGCCGGTCCGCGACGCGTGGATGTTCGGCGAGCTGATCCCGGACGCGCGGGTCGTGGTGTACGAGGACACGGGGCACGTGGCGATGTTCGAGCGCCCGGCGGCGTTCAACGCGCTGGTCGAGGCGTTCCTGCGCGAGTAG
- a CDS encoding 5' nucleotidase, NT5C type, which produces MRIAIDIDSTLHHYWDVLSDAAHRRFGIDLPYEDQFDWGITRLKPEQLKCCIDETHCDKTIRAGRPYPGAVEAVNAWAAAGHFIHVTSHRATTSHAATAEWLDAIGLRFDELYCSYDKVARCEAIRIDLLIDDSPTNIQRALDAGIAVATIEHPWNQDVCETEDVVCATDWPTLAAKLAPIVLAKHTMA; this is translated from the coding sequence ATGCGCATCGCCATCGACATCGATTCCACGCTCCACCACTACTGGGACGTCCTGTCGGACGCCGCCCACCGCCGCTTCGGCATCGACCTGCCCTACGAGGATCAGTTCGACTGGGGCATCACCCGCCTCAAGCCCGAGCAGCTGAAGTGCTGCATCGACGAGACCCACTGCGACAAGACGATCCGCGCGGGCCGCCCCTACCCGGGCGCCGTCGAGGCCGTCAACGCGTGGGCCGCCGCCGGCCACTTCATCCACGTCACCAGCCACCGCGCGACCACGTCGCACGCCGCGACCGCCGAGTGGCTGGACGCCATCGGCCTGCGCTTCGACGAGCTCTACTGCTCCTACGACAAGGTCGCCCGGTGCGAGGCGATCCGGATCGACCTCCTGATCGACGACAGCCCGACGAACATCCAGCGCGCGCTTGACGCCGGCATCGCGGTCGCCACGATCGAGCACCCCTGGAACCAGGACGTCTGCGAGACCGAGGACGTCGTCTGCGCCACCGATTGGCCCACGCTGGCCGCCAAGCTGGCGCCGATCGTGTTGGCCAAGCACACAATGGCCTAG
- a CDS encoding lysophospholipid acyltransferase family protein — protein MADETRSTLRQGDREAAGVDEDDRLALVDDAARSGAGGADVATRDEPDLRRYLAPIEADRQVTDWGRSERVEGFFDRTLVDFYYNLWFRCEVEGIEHVPAEGGALLVSNHSGALPPDAPMIAKAIKEEHAQPRPLHLTVEHFFKGYPGLSMLLPKIGGVPAHPANVHRLLADEQQLVLVFPEGRKGTEKLYKDRYRLRRFGRGGFVEAAMRARAPIVPIALVGAEEAMPVFAQLGALQKLTGLIYFPITPTFPHFGLFGVLGYLPAKFKIRFLAPVPTDDLGDEPWEDQALVQTIAHDIRATIQDELLDMVAKRKSVWFG, from the coding sequence ATGGCCGACGAGACCCGCAGCACCCTTCGCCAGGGCGACCGCGAGGCCGCGGGCGTCGACGAGGACGACCGGCTCGCGCTGGTCGACGACGCGGCCCGCAGCGGCGCCGGCGGCGCTGACGTCGCCACGCGCGACGAGCCCGACCTGCGCCGGTACCTCGCCCCGATCGAGGCCGACCGGCAGGTCACCGACTGGGGCCGCAGCGAGCGCGTCGAGGGCTTCTTCGACCGGACGCTCGTCGACTTCTACTACAACCTGTGGTTCCGCTGCGAGGTCGAGGGCATCGAGCACGTGCCGGCCGAGGGCGGCGCCCTGCTCGTCTCCAACCACTCCGGCGCGCTGCCGCCCGACGCGCCGATGATCGCCAAGGCGATCAAGGAGGAGCATGCGCAGCCGCGCCCATTGCACCTCACGGTTGAGCATTTCTTCAAGGGCTATCCCGGGCTGAGCATGCTGCTCCCGAAGATCGGCGGCGTGCCCGCGCACCCAGCCAACGTGCACCGCCTGCTGGCCGACGAGCAGCAGCTGGTCCTGGTCTTCCCGGAGGGCCGCAAGGGGACCGAGAAGCTCTACAAGGACCGCTACCGCCTGCGGCGCTTCGGCCGCGGCGGCTTCGTCGAGGCCGCGATGCGCGCCCGCGCGCCGATCGTCCCGATCGCGCTGGTCGGCGCCGAGGAGGCGATGCCGGTCTTCGCGCAGCTCGGCGCGCTGCAGAAGCTGACCGGCCTCATCTACTTCCCGATCACGCCGACCTTCCCGCACTTCGGGCTCTTCGGCGTGCTCGGCTACCTGCCCGCGAAGTTCAAGATCCGCTTCCTGGCGCCGGTCCCGACCGACGACCTCGGCGACGAGCCGTGGGAGGACCAGGCGCTGGTGCAGACGATCGCGCACGACATCCGCGCGACGATCCAGGACGAGCTGCTCGACATGGTCGCCAAGCGCAAGTCGGTGTGGTTCGGATGA